ACATGTTGGAAGTGGAGTCTGAATCCTTCCGTGCCACCCCGGTTTTGCTGGAGTTGTCCTTGGACATGAACCCCTTTCCCATCTCCCACCTTCTCAATCTGTCGCTTCCTAACCTTACTACACTGCACTTGTCCAGTATGAATCAGTCATTAAACCATACCTTGCCTGAAGCTTGTACTGTCTTCCGGGGCCTCCCATCTTTGACCTCTTTGGACATCAAGCATTCCAAGATTGCAGCTTCTCACCTGAGCCAGCTGGGTTCCTGCGCTAACCTCACGTGGCTGGATCTGTCTGCCACCAACTTCAAGCGCTTTCCAAGAGGGGCTTTCAGCGCCTTTCCGAACCTGGAGTTCCTCTCATTGGACAAGTGTAAATTGCTGACCATCCATGCTAGCGCCTGGGAAAAACAGAGCCGGCTACGGACGCTGATCCTGAAAAGAAATTCTATATCTCAGCTGGAAAATAACATTTTCGGTCCTTTGAGGAGTTTGAGCTATCTGGATCTGTCCAAGAACCGCTTGACCAATCTTCAGAAGACATCTTTTTTGCATATGGAGGCGTTGCGGAAGCTCATCCTTCAGGGCTGCCAGATCACGGCTGTGACCCGTGACACTTTCCGTTATGCTCGCAAAATGGAGTTCTTGGACTTAAGAGATAACAGCATCAAATTACTCAAGTATTCTGCCTTTGTGTTCCTCAAACACTTGCAGACGCTCCTGCTTTCTGGAAACAGAATCCTTACTATCCAAAGACATGCCTTTAAGGGACTCACCTCTCTCAGGAGTCTCTTCCTGGATCACAACTACCTTTACAAGCTGCCGGTGGCAACATTTGCCTACCTTAAAAAGCTAGAAACGTTGGACCTCAGTAACAACTACCTCTTCACTTACAACAAGTATGACCATTCTAGCCCTTTTCTGGGTCTCTATGGCCTCCGCACCCTGGACCTCAGTTCTCAGATGCCTAGACTGCCCATCTGTCCTCCAGACCAACTCTTCCAAGGTCTGCAGAATCTCCAGCGCCTGTCTTTGAGGGACAACCCCAGTGCCTTGTTCCTTAACCTCTCTTTTGTCAACCTGACTAGACTTGAATCCCTGGATCTCTCTGACATCTATCCAGGCAGGGATGGCTTTTGGAGGCCGCGTCCAAACTTCTTCCAAGGTCTGAAGAACCTAAGTCGACTCCAGATAGAAGACAGCTCCATCAGGGACTTGCCCGAACAAATCTTTTCTGATTTGGAATCCATGGAGCAGCTGTCCTTGAACAAGAATGAACTGAGGAACATCAGTAAACAGCTTCTTGGTAGACTCTCCTCGCTGAAGTATCTGGATGCCTCTGGGAACCCACTAACTTGCTCATGCGAGAACGTGTGGTTCCATAACTGGTCTATGTCTGAACCAAATATTCAGGTGGGCTTACTGGGCTCCTATCATTGCTTCGGCCCTGGTTTGAACAACCAGCTCTTTGTCCAGCAAGACTTTTCCTTCTGCTTTGAGACTTGGGAAATGTATTTCTTTGCTGTGACCACAGCGATCATTCTCTCACTCCTGCTTAGTTGTTTGGTAAATGCTAAGTTTGGTTGGACCCTAAGGCACTGTTATTATTTGCTGAAGGGTTGGGGCCAGAGGCAGCTGAATCAGAGAGTACAGGACTATCAGTACGATGCCTACATTTCCTGTTGCGGGCAGGACTATGAATGGGTGGTGAAGACCCTCCTGGTAAagctggaagaggagggggaacctAACTTCCGGCTATGCTTTGGGCCTAGGGATTTTGCCCCCGGAGAGTATTTCATGAACAATGTTCAGAACGGGGTAAGCCGAAGCCGCAAAACTTTGTGCTTGGTGAGCAAGGGTTACCTGGAAAATGAGTGGTGCTCAGTGGAAATCCAACTCGCTTGTTCTAAGATACACTACCACGGGCAGGACCCATTGGTTGTAGTCTTTCTGGAGGACATTCCTAACTACAGGTATGTGGGGAGGTTTTTCATattggagaggtagggttgccaactctaggttgagaaatacctgtagattttggggtggagtgtaaggagggcgggctttggggaggggagggacttctatcttccaaagtagccattttctccaggtcaaatgatctctgtcacctggagatcagttgtaatagtgggagatctccagccaccatctttgctgccggcgggaggtttttagggcagagcctgaggagggcagggtttggggaggggagggacttcaatgccatagagtccaatggccaaagcggccattttctacaggggaactgatctctatcagctggagatcagctgtaacagcaggagatctccagctagtgcctggaggctggcaaccctagagggagagCATGTGGTGAAATACACCAGAGAGTAGAAAATCTCAGTCCTGTTTGCCTTCCCTTCTAGGCTGTCTCCGTATCATCGCCTGAGGAAACTAATCAAGCAAAATAGCTATATCAGTTGGCCTGAAAATCCAGAGGCTGAGAATGTCTTCTGGGCCAAACTTCGAGAGGCCCTGGACTACTACAGAGAGCAAGAAGCACAACTCATGCGATTCGATGTGATTCAGCAATAGATGGCACAGAGGGAACCCAAAGACACCGACAGTCCTTGACAACAGGCTAGAGTGGCCTGAAGTAAACACGATGTAATGTACTTCTACTTTTAGCCACCGCTGGCTTTCTGATGGCAGCTGCTGGGATATTATTCAAACTGCGCTGCGGGAATGGGCATATCAGGCAGTTTGGTTGACACGTTCATTTTCTACAGTGGCAAAACACCTAATGGTGAACAGCCAAGGTGTGGAAACACTGAATCTAGTGAGCCGATTCTTAACACGATGACCCCAGAATTCACCAACGAGAACTAAAAtgttatgggttttttttaaatgtaaatattatccaaatgttaatatttttttaaaaggtttgaaaTTTTAAAGGTAAAATCTTGGAACTTTAACAACAGTGCAAAATTTTTTATTTCACCTGATTTACACACGCGCACACATACGTTTCCAAAAGGAAGAATAACACTATACCTCATTACTCCTGCTTCTTGTGTGAATATGGATCACAGGTGGTTATTCTGATGTACTTTATTCTTAAAAAGCTGCAAAGTTTATCTTCAACAGCACGACAGCAAATGTGTTCTGTTTGGGAAGCCAAGTGGcttatttcaaatttcaatacctttattggcataccatcaagcagtcgatccaATAAAACCAATCCTCTAGACATCATTTAACCTccacctcttaacaatttcatcaaataatttagccacagattcaatagtctcagaatctcgggaggataacaacaatttgatcttactatcatcagcttgatctacatgatttgagagaaagggatctaaaagcatgaatttcacaataaaatggacaatacaagagcatataGTCAATACTCTCtatctcccccagggcacatttacatGCCCTGGCAGattatggaattttcttatatctcccatacagaatagcagaagggagaacattaaaacgggctaacataaatgccctccggAGATGAGGGACAGTAAGATAGGACAAGTAATTCTGGCATGGAATTTGATATTCCCCATCGCAGCGGTGAGCATTAGTGGCTTATTTTGTAAGGAAGAATCTCCTTCATTAGATACATGAACCAGACTAGTGTAAAGAAGCGTCAGGCATGCATTAGGGCAGAAAAGAAtctgtggggattttttaaatACAGTAAGTTTTTCTCAATTGAATTTGCTTACAAAGCTTCAGACACTCCTTTCCGAATGCTCCTGGTTGGGGTGGTGTCTGTGGCTCATAGCAGAGCCCATGCCTGGCacgcagaaagccccaggttcaatccctggcattcccTTGAAAGGACTCCCCATTACAAGATCTCAGGCACCAGGAAAGACTTCctttgcccaagaccctggagagctgcttctgaTCAGAGCagttggtagagatcagttcacctgaagaaaatggccgctttggcaattggtctctggcattgaagtccctaccctctagggttgccaacctccaggtagtagctggagatcccctctattacaactgatctccagccgatagcaggagatctccagctattacctggaggttggcaaccctagtgagggttATGAATTACATGGCACAGAGAGACCTGTGTTCCAATCCACATACTCCCACGAAGTTCACTTGTTGTCCTTAGTCTAGCTACTCTCTACCTATGTCACAACCgtgaagaaaaaatggaggagggaggaaccatATATCTCCGAGCTCCTTGGGAAGAAAAGTCAGATAAAAAATTGTCCTGGTAGACCACAGAGTAAAAACTTTTCAACAGCTTCCTCTTTGTAAGGGCAAGAGGAAGGATAACCATTCCACTTACAACATGTTGGGTTTCCCTCCTACGACTCCTACAAGTAATAGCATTTATAACTGGGGTGATGAAAATAAAATTTGCTTTACAAAGCAATCCTGTCCTCAGATCTGCCACAGCTCTGTTCGTCAGGGGTGCGCATGGAGAACCAAAGAGTCCTCCAGAAGAAGGAGCTTGGGGACCACGTGAACATTGTCTGGTCCACGCAGATAACGGTTGGGACACTTTGTATACCACGTATCTAAATGACGGAAATAATCATTTTACAAAGAAGAGCGCATGGGCAAGAAGTAAAGGGGGTTTGGGCTGAAGAAGAGGACCTCAGACTAGAACCCTCACCTCTAGAAGATCCTGGTGGTTTGAGGGTGGAGTATGgggagggcggaatttggggagggggatcagaAGTTGCAATATGCCTCGCAGGTCCTGGTCTCTGTTCCTTTGCCTTCAGAGACGAGGTGGACAGTGAACAGAGACAGGGACTTTTTCAGTAGTGCGCCTCACGGAACACCCTTCCCCTTGAGACCCATCAGGTGCCTGCATTGCTCTCTTTTAgtcccaggccaaaatgtttccgtGCACCCAGTCTTTTAATTAAGGGGGTCAATCTATTATCACCATTTTATGACGTCGTAACTCGGGTAGCAAACTTTAGGCTTCCATTTTAGTGTGCGATGGATGTTTTGTGTTCTTGTTCATGAGCTAGATTTTATGGTTTTTTAATAGTGACTCACTGTTTCTGAGCATTAGCTATTTGTGTGAAAAGGTGGGTGTGTCTGTTTATCTTTATTCTCACACCCAGGACCAGCATGGCACACTCTTCTCTCCTGTCGGCTGCACCCAACTCCACAGATTCAAACTCTACCTGTGTACAACCCACTCGGCGAATTAGTTGAAAGTACATACTTAGCTTTCCTGTCTCTTGACTGGTCACTTAATTCCCCGAGTGGAGTTTTAAGCTTCCCTAGATTCTTATCTCCTGGGGCAGCCGGCAGGAAGAGGGGTTGTGGGCAGCCGAGCTGTGGAGTGGGAGGATGGGCTGGGATGAAGGAAGCTTGGCCCTGACACCTTAAGCCCATTAATTCCTTGGTTGCCAAGGGAGACCGATGCCCCTCTCCGCATCACGAGCGGATTTGGCAAATTGGACAGGAAGGAGAGGCAGGAACCGCACAAATCCCGTGTGCCCACAATGTTGGGATACCTGCCGGTATCTTGGTTCTGCTGGCAGTAAGGTAGAGGtagcagagagaaagaaaggcacCATTTGCTGAGGTGGCGCTCTTGGGGAAAGACCAGACATGTTTTCTGGCTCTGTGGACTCAACGTGACTTCAGGAGATTGCCCACCGTATGCTCTAACTGGAACATCCACTTTCTCGTCAAAGACCATAAGGTCTCCTTTCTGATAGAGATCTTTGAATTGGGTTTTGGTGGCACGGAAGAGATTCTTGGATTTTTGTTGGTTTCTCGCAGCAGGTCTTTGTGATCGATGTTGCGTTTACATCCGCTCTGTAACAGGAACTTTAATCTCTAGACCAGTGGCTCCTAAGTGGAATTGCCTCTGTTCTTCAAGGCTGTTCTTGACAGTACCCTCTCTCCCATCTGTTAGAGGCAGCTGTGGAAATGGTCCTGCAGTGGGCGTTTCTCTGTTTCATCTTCTTCCCACTAGTGTTGGCAGCTGACTACGGTTTGCCCAAATTTATCTGCAGCCCTATGCCGCTGGACATGGAGCATGGTTGCCAGTCAGCCAGCCAGCAGCGACGTGAACCTAACAACGGAGCAAATGGACACTGGGTAGGGACTCTGGAGGAAGCCAAGGAAACCATCCTACACCTGCGGGAGACGGTGGTGCACCAAAAGGAGATGATCCTGGACCAAAGGGAGACAGTGCGAGAGCTGACAGCCAAACTCACCCGCTGCGAAGCCCATTCCAGGAGGCCAATTGGGGAACACCATGGTACCCACCACGAAGAGAACCACCCCCATGGCCATCATGAGGGAGTCCATCGAGGTCACCATGAGGGAGTCCATCGAGGCCACCACGAGGGTGGGCATCCTCATGGTCACAGGGGACATCACGAGGATGGTCATCCGGGGCATCATGAGAATCCTCATCAGGGGCATCATGAGAACGCTCACCAGAGCCACCATGTGGACGGACACCAAGGTCACCATGAAGATGCTCACAGGTTACGCCACGAAGAGGCCCACCGAGATCCCCACAAAGGCATCCATACCCGGGAGAACGAGTACCATCATTCCGGACAACGGGAACACCATGAACACCAGTTAGGGCACAAGACTCATGATGCCTTTCGTAAGGGGGCTGCAGCGGCCAACACCATGGAGGATCCACCCAAGGACACCACTGCTGGGGTCCACCAGATGGAGAGGATGCTGGAATCCCTCAAGGAGAGACTGGAGCATTTGCAGGTACCAAGGCTTGTGCATCGCTCACCTCCCCTTGAGAAAAATATCCCGTATATTTCCCAGCGCATTTATTTATTCTTCTTATATTCACCTATCTATTCCTTATCCAGTGATTCACCCTCTGTCCAGCTTTACACTCTTCCCCGTATGCATCTGCCATCCCGTTCTTCCCCCTTTCTCATCCCTTCTCCATCAGTTTGCCTTTACAAAAACTCACTTGTAACCCAGCTGTCTACCATCATATTTCCTTGCATTTATCACATTGCATGTATTATTCTTCATATAATCTTCCATCCTTCCCCAACACTCATTGTCAATTGATCACCACAAACCATCCCAACCGATCTTATCCACCCTACCATTCACTGTCCTGGGAACAGCAATTCTATGGTCTCACCTATCATACAAAACCTTTATAAACTCCACCTTCCTGAAATTGCTTTTACCCTGTCATGGATGGCTCGGGCTCACTccatctcattggatctcagaagccaagcacgtttggcccttgttagtacttggatgggagaccaccaaggaagaccgggcaatggcagaccacctctgttcgtctcttgccttgaaaaccctatggggttgctgccAACCAGATGGGGTTGCCTATGGGGGTTGCCACCCATGTTGCTTCCCCCAAcagcttttctcccccttgcaTACCCATCTTCTCTTGCATCAAGCTTCTCTGCTATCTCTTTACATCTGCCCAATGCATATATGGATTCCGAAGTAAACTCTTATCCCAGATTCCTAGAGGAATGATTTTGAAGTCACATTTGCCATTTAATCCGTGAAACCCCTTCTCCCACCCACCAGCAACCACCTAAACGAGAAAAATCACAAAGTTGATAACTTCTAGAAATGAAATTTCCCAGACCCCATTTCTTAATGACCCCTGTTGAGCTAATTCACATATACTCAAACGTAAATGCACACCCATTTTCTCTGGcacctctttttctccttcttcatctATCATACACCCATGAAATTGCAGTTCTAAATCCGTGCTATAAAACTAACTTCAGCTATTACATTTAGGAAAGACTTCTGAACGTTTCTGTCCTAAACCTTATAGTGTAATTCCTCTGCCCCTTTTCCCAGTATTTGAGGCACTAGGGACTAATTTGCCTGCTGCCTTCTTTGTGTTTTAAATAGGCATAGATTGCAactgatccaatttttaatcttctttcctccaggctaaacatacacagcttcCTTAACCTTTCCTCATGTGACACACTTTCTAAACCTTCGGGTCATGTGTTATTCACTTGCCACGCACTCATTCATCCTGTACCTCTTTCTTCCAACCTTATTAATATTATTAGATTGACTATCGTTCTTTCAGACTTGAGTCTGGTGCTATGGAACAAACATTACTTCTCATGGGTGAGGAACTCATCCCGCTGCCAACTGTGATAAACAAATTGTGGATTTTATTAATGGTGTTTCAAAACCTGCAACACCTGTTTAAGGTGAGGCGAAACAGGCACTAAGGAATGAGTGAGCACACCATGGCCAAGTATGGCTTCTCTCAGACTCACACTACCTTCAATACCCTTAAAAACCATTATCTGTCTCCAGCCATATGTTGAtgcacaaagggagagggatgaaaTGAAGAGAGCGAGGAGGAATTTGTGAGCAGTTCAGAAGGAAAAGGGAGCAGGTACTACCAAACTATAATGGAATTCTGACCTAATATTTCACTATGGAACTGTggggcacaggcaggatggtgctgctgcagttgtcttatttgggggcttcctaaaggcccctggttggccactgtgtgaacagacggctggacttgatggaccttggtctgacccagcaacggcctttcttatgttcttacgtatgTTTGTCTCTGGGATTAGAATTACATTTCACGACTcgagaggagggaaagaaggcttTCTTTCTGCTTCTCTTCTCGGGACTGTAGCCCTCGAGATGGAGGCTGTTGTGTGGGTGGTATTACCTCATGTATTAGGAGGAATGTGGGAAGACGGGGTTCATGAATGCTGGTTTTCCCTAGGTCCAGAAATTCTCCTGAGGATCTGGTTGTGTGTGAGCAGCAAGAATGGGTAATCAGTTTAACAATCCAAAATTTAACAACCCAAAGGTCAAGAGTTACGGTTTATCTCATTTTTCCTAAGCACAGGTGCCAGAGTTTTAGCTTTACCATCTCTGTCtttgtgagaaggagagaaggatggATGAgtctgcagaaagaaagaaattgactTACAaactcatccatccatccacccaggTGCCATTGTACAGCATTTCAAGAGATGCTGCAAGGGAGCGCAGGCATGTTttctggcgtggtgtagtggtggtttggagcgatggactctgatctggagaacagggtttgattccccactcctccacatgagcggcggacgctaatctggtgaactggattagtttccccactcctacacacgaagccagctgggtgaccttgggcaagtcatgctctcacagggtgtctgttgtggggaggggaaggtaaggtgattgtaagccggtttgattcttccttaaatggtagagaaagtcagcatataaaaactaccaccaccaccaccaccaccacctcctcctcctcctcctcctcctcctcttcttcttcttcttcttcttcttcttcttcttcttcttcttcttcttcttcttcttcttcttcttcttcttcttcttgacttcaGGAGATTGTCCATCACCTGTGTCACCACAAAATATCCTACCTGTCATGGCATGTCCCTCTCTCCTCCAATCCTCCTGTCTTCACCTTCATAGCCCTCCTCCATTACTTGTTAATTCCCTTAGGAGGCCATCCTCTTTCAGGCCCTCCTCTTTTGTCATGTTTGCGCACTGTGTCCCATATACCTACTCCCATTCTTCTGTCTAGGACCACAAGCTTTTGGGAAGGCACACTGTCTTTGACCTCGATGGCCCAGCCTACTCTAATCTTGCAGTATTGGTCCTGGTTAGTGTTAGGATGGGGAACCAGGACAGCTAGATCCTGaatccagagccagcatggtgtagtggttaggagcggcggacggtaatctgatgaactgggttggtttcctcactcctacacataaagccttctgggtgaccttgggctagtcacagttctcttagagctctctcagccccacttacctcacaaggtgtctgttgtggcaagaggaaaggaaggagattgtaagctgctttgattctccttaaaaggtagagaaaatcagcatataaccatctcttcttcttcttaatatgttttatggtttttaatgtattatcTATTCATTTAcatatttctcttttctttcctctaaggagcttagGGTATTGTACGTATTTCTCCTCCTCCAGTGTAACCTCACAAcgatcctgtgaagtaggtttgaGGGAGATGACTGGGCCAAGGtggtcacccagtagggttgccaacctccaagtgagggcTGGAGACCTCCCTAAATTACCTCATCTCTAgaccacagaggtcagttcctctggagaaaacggcagcttcagagggtggactctaaggcattatattctgctgaggtctcttccctcccctccccagaccctgcccttcccagcctctgcccccaaatctccaggaatgtcccaatctGAAGTGAGCTTTGTCGCTGAGTGGGGATATTAATAACATGAAATTAATtttgtaaaatttaaaaataattgtctAGCACTTGACAACTACCGTATCTTATGTACTCTACTTGTCCCTGTTTACATGGGACAGTCCCTGTTTTCTGGTAACTGCCCCAAGTAAATTACTTCTCCTGTCTTTGCCTTTTTGGGATATCTCATTAAAAGTTTGGGCATCAGTTATTCCCACAAGGCCTCAGCAACTTAAAACTTGCAGCGGACTGCAGATACTATCAACTCTTTATCTGTGCAAATGAGCactatgcgtagggttgccaaccagctactagctagagatctcctgctattacaactgatctccagccgatagagatcagttcacctggagaaaatggctgctttggcaattggactctatggcattgaagtccatcccctccccaaaccccgccatcctcaggctccaccccagaaacctcccatcggtggcgaagagggacctggcaaccctaactatgcagtgtgcattctgcctttttaGCCCCTAAATGGCTGAGATAAATATTTTGAACTATTGTTGACATATTTGTAGGACAATTACATGTTTCTAGAAAATCTTCACCATAAAGAACCATTACATCTCAGTTTTTACATCAGTGGAGTATGGGTGATTTCAGAGGAAACTGATATATACAGATGGTGTGTAGATCCTTCAGAGCTTGGAAGGCAGTAACAGGCCCA
This genomic window from Euleptes europaea isolate rEulEur1 chromosome 18, rEulEur1.hap1, whole genome shotgun sequence contains:
- the LOC130490427 gene encoding toll-like receptor 13, encoding MSHAKPICSVLCVVLTLLMGSHWGVDSFGLGHCVLSPNKPGLAICTSQAFSNLSSAIARLPNSTRWLNASHNNVNDVTSKVFSHLPHLLELLLDNNRISSVQPNAFQGLEDLEMLDLSWNYLAYVGPSTLAGLRNLRLLHLSHNKIASLHPQAFVFPMALQGLHLSYNNLSDFQEVATAVKGLANLTFLNLDFNQISAPCMGPGWIALPVLRNLSLNSNGISKLDLSNCSLPHLQQLNLTYNDMLEVESESFRATPVLLELSLDMNPFPISHLLNLSLPNLTTLHLSSMNQSLNHTLPEACTVFRGLPSLTSLDIKHSKIAASHLSQLGSCANLTWLDLSATNFKRFPRGAFSAFPNLEFLSLDKCKLLTIHASAWEKQSRLRTLILKRNSISQLENNIFGPLRSLSYLDLSKNRLTNLQKTSFLHMEALRKLILQGCQITAVTRDTFRYARKMEFLDLRDNSIKLLKYSAFVFLKHLQTLLLSGNRILTIQRHAFKGLTSLRSLFLDHNYLYKLPVATFAYLKKLETLDLSNNYLFTYNKYDHSSPFLGLYGLRTLDLSSQMPRLPICPPDQLFQGLQNLQRLSLRDNPSALFLNLSFVNLTRLESLDLSDIYPGRDGFWRPRPNFFQGLKNLSRLQIEDSSIRDLPEQIFSDLESMEQLSLNKNELRNISKQLLGRLSSLKYLDASGNPLTCSCENVWFHNWSMSEPNIQVGLLGSYHCFGPGLNNQLFVQQDFSFCFETWEMYFFAVTTAIILSLLLSCLVNAKFGWTLRHCYYLLKGWGQRQLNQRVQDYQYDAYISCCGQDYEWVVKTLLVKLEEEGEPNFRLCFGPRDFAPGEYFMNNVQNGVSRSRKTLCLVSKGYLENEWCSVEIQLACSKIHYHGQDPLVVVFLEDIPNYRLSPYHRLRKLIKQNSYISWPENPEAENVFWAKLREALDYYREQEAQLMRFDVIQQ